Part of the Dreissena polymorpha isolate Duluth1 chromosome 12, UMN_Dpol_1.0, whole genome shotgun sequence genome, gaacagcaattacaAGAAACCTATGAAAGTTACGTAAAAGTAAAAGACGcatttgaagtgtacttaaaaaatgtgtaaagtGAAGCAAGTCTTCAAGAATTATTGGCTCTTACTATACAGACCCGTTGCTACAGGAAAAAGCAAAGTTACACGCGCTGGAAAATATTgaccaaattaaacaataaatattaagaaaaaagtcATGTTAAGCATGAAGCTAAACTCTGTTTATGGTGGTGTGAATTaagacacacagttcgagatACTAGCCGTTGGAGTGAAGTTCAGTGAACTCATCGCATTTaaacaagcagaagccgaatCTGCAAAGATAAAACAGAAATATACTCAACAGGAAGCAGCTCTTTTAAAACAAAAGGCAGAATCAGAAgcaaattttcaagttctttctcagcaaaaaGCTTTTAAAGCCGCGGCTGCATAAATAAAGGTACTACAAGAGCATGATGTCGAAGGCTCTGATGGGTCGGAAAGTCATGTTGCACCAGACATTcaattcaaattgcaaactttgcctgttgtaaaacCTGACAATCTAGTTCAAGACTACATCAAGAAATCCACAAAAAATCCAACAGTATCTGACACTAATATTGgagaaaatctgtgcaaattCCTCCATAAAAAAGACGCCATGTGattgtctgttcaagttcaatgaacacgtgtgaattagtAGACTGTTTAACTTTCTCTGTATCAATACAATctgcgtatctgtactataagtataccataccagtctacatacaaggtgtgggcttccgcatacaggtatatggacgttctatgacctacggtttagcgttcagaaCGTCGTGCACATTAGCAATATTcctttttttcactatttctttactcgcaaaaaattactagtggcttaaaattTAACTCGCAAtccgtatttttcactcgcattttgcgagtgttaatttcgagccctgcagTGCAGTTAGCTTGAGATCATCGTACCGCAGAGATCCAGTCTTAGCATGCGAGAAACTATGATCTCGACTGGATGAACGTTATGGAAAAGCGGAGATTGTTCACCAATCTATCACAAGGCGTATTGAATCTTTCCCTCAGTTGACCTATAAAGACTCAAAAAATGGTATGTGCTTAGTGACTTTCTGAATGAAATACGTGCCTTGAAAGAAGACAATGAGTTCTCAACGGCTCTATCGTTCTACGATACTTGATTGGCTTAGCCCCTATACTAGCCAAGCTTCCAGCAAATGTTCAAAAACGTTGGGCAGCCAAAGCCAACGATTACGAGAAGAAACATATCGTTAGTTTCCCTCCATTCACTGCCTTTGTGGAATTCATAAGAGACCAGGCTACTATATGTAAATTGTAAATAACTAATATTGATAAAGGCACCTGATCTGTACATTTACGCAAAACAAAACTCTGCGCAAGTTTTCATTACTTTATAAGAATTATAGAGCTACAATTcatatttttaagataaaaacatagttacataaattttacatacatttttgtgGTCACTACCATTTTGCGTTTATTTCGATCCCCTAATTTGAAGAGTATAActataacatttttgaaacatatttgaaatatatatttcattttatatacaatttcataTCATTAAGCTTGAATGTtgatttttcttcgaaaaataCTCTCCATTCTGTATGGTCTCAGACAATTAAAGGCTATATTCTTTTCCTTCAATTACTTCCAAATGATTTCATCATCAATACTACATgttgttgtacatgtacatgtatctataGCTTACCAGATATCTGATATATTGTATAATGCCCCACCATTAACTGGCAATATATTTCTTTGTAATGTATTATATgtggaatgatgggcatattgccttttTTCCTGAATATATATGGCCTCACAATATGTGTTCATGAACTTTTATTAGCATAAACAACGCTTTCTTATTATACAGCCCATGCATAAAAAATCTCTGTAACAAaccaatacatttaaaaagaaaaatacaggAACAAATTAATACTTTGTTACTTTTAAATttccatcagattttttttcagttttcagAATTTATCAACACTATTTATTGCATACTTGTTAAACCGATTTATTGTCAATTTATTGTGTATAGGCTTTGTACTTAAGTCCAATTTATTGTCAGTTTATTGAACgtatttattgacaattcatttatcatgtatgaataaattatttacaatttattgCCGATTTATTGATCCAATTTTTTGccaatttattgcatatttattagATACCctatttattgacaattcatttaTCATGTATGAATAAATTATTCACAATTTATTGCTGATTTATTGATCCaattttttgcaaatttattgtatatttattagCTCATTTGCATGTGATTTGCATTGGCAATAACTATGCAATAAATAGCTTATTTATTGACTATTAGTTAACCATATTGATtctcagattttttttgtttgggaggtgacctggaattttctttagaccagaaatatgttaaatgaagatattcagcaatataattatggtatgtaaataatagattcttaatgtgttttcaacaatacaatgataaatattattgttgataaatttaacaataattattcgtccatattgcctaatgtactaaagtgatattatgagcatgtaacagtttataggtgtctatcgcaaccgttgattatttttgatgtttctacttcatatacacttatattaattaatgcagcatcatcatactaaaacaatataccagaaagagaaaaataatgcatttgaatatcaaccgtactttcgtttgacaactgatcatgcgtttacgagttgaacctaaatttagttttagtgcagatttgttcatacgacacaaagacacgaaattgttttacggatcatttcagcttacaggactgggtgggtcacgtaagaatatcgaatataaaatatatttttataaacaactggtagcaaggtgagttgcagataattaatcagtaaccacattttaactaactattttgacctgttaattcttttcagctcaattcaacagtgcaaaatgcccataatatcactttaagcattagcacgatgataattgatactgttaataatcgaatcaaatagcaatgcccgacaaaccactaaaacaggtttgttcgaagaacgcgcctataaatacggatacttctcgtgtggccggttgactcatatgtttaaatttcacttccattcttcttttggttttctgttttgtatctataggtttatgaccagcaatatgttataatgtaaaataagccgcgaaaactccccgtaacatcccgtactgcgtgtgatgcagctacgaactgcacagaaaaagatattcgctatacttgatctcattcattaaactatttacgccgtatatcttttttaaagatatttcttgtcatatTTAAGTTGAATTAAGAGCATTTCGCAATATTGGTTTCACACCAAAACATTTTAGTTAGTATGACTGATTTTGGCAACACTTGTTTCCTCTATTACCTTCCACACATGTGGGTGCTTTCCCGTCCCATCCAGTCTCATTTCTACACGTCCTTGAGGTTGTTCCATCAATTAACTTGTATTGTGTAGCACACGTGTACGCGACTGTAGTACCTATTGGCGCTGGGAAGGTTGCCAAAATAGTTGCTGATGTTATGTATCCGTTGCTTATGGTAAGTTCTTGACAATCTATTCAATAGAAATATCCATACATTGAAAGTTGCATCGGCAATACTGAAATATGTCACTGAATGTTTACAAGCATAATCAGCCaacattaatatgttaaattgtatCCATGCAAGGCTTTGAAATGTTCCTGTTCATTGTAAttaaaattcaatgttttattcaatctCGTGCTATGTTTATGAGTTGACTTAAAGGTTAAGTTTACATATGAGATTATGAGAAGGCTATTTTATGTCGTCTTATTTGCGAGAAAGCATGATATACCTTTAGCGTGTTTTTGGTAACGCATGTTAAGCATCTATTTTACATATGGTTATTGATATATGCAGTTGTTGACTTACGACAAACGGGGGCCGCCCCGCTCCAACCAGAGACTGCTGTACAAGTTCGTTCTTCGTTTCCGACCCGAGTGAACCCACTTCTGCAGGAGTATGTTGCCTTTGTATTGATAGCCACTTTACCATCGACTTCAGTCAATGTTATATATCCGTTTTCCGGATTAGCCAACGCTTGGCATTCtggtaataaatattaaaaccaaacataaacaattaaCGCGATATTAACGCTGGTGCTGCTGCTTATGATTATTGTTTCCTTATTACACCCTATGGCCTACAActaataacaaacacaaaaacgCATGATGCAATAGACATACTATGAACTGAATGGTGCAACGTTTATCATTTCCTTTTCAATGACCAAAAGACCAGACTTAAGCATTAATCAATATCTAGACATATATAGCGTCATATAACGTGCGTACTACATTCGGGAAGCATTCCCCAGCCAGCGGTCGCTTGGCACGTCAGTGTTTCGTGTCCCACACGATCCAACCCAGAGTTGCATCTGAACATTGTTGAGTCACCCACAGGTGTAATTAAGGTACTGGCGTTCCCCGATGATCCGCCATTGATGTTAGGTAGTATTTCACAACCTGAAATATCAGAAGGTAAATGTTTAAACGTTTTAGGATTTTTACAATTATCTTTATCCAAACAGCTTGAGGCTTGACCTTTAGCCTTTCTCGTTTGTAAAAACTATTCTCTGTTAAATCAGTTCTTGAAGGTAAGGCTTTGCTGTTTCTTCGTTTATCCAGAAATAAAGAATTACATCTTAAAAGCAGTGCTGTTTCCTTACTGTTGACAAATGTTTCGATAGTGTGATTAagttcatatatataaatatttcccAACATTACATTTCGTTGTTATTATCTTGATAAAGAGAAATAAAAATCTGTGTTCCTTATCAGTGTGTTAATTTATCTGAATTCTTTAAGTTACAAATGATGGGGATTAGAAATTTTTTATTAAGCAAGTGTTCCGTTTGTAtcataaaaatgcaattatttatttGGTTATTGTGTAATTTAATGCTACGTTAGATCCTTTGTGAATTGTCATTAATCTTGAAGGGGCTTTTTACAGATTtaggcatgtttttaagtttgttattcaatactttaaattgataaatgtaaacatttgatcttaaaagctccagtgaaaaatccaagaataaaatttgaaaaagaaaaaagtaacccttaacaggGCTCTTACCcctggagccctggagtaaaaaccTATCACATATAATgatggatgtattttatactttatataagcaatcctcatagtttcacaaaatataacgacagcaacagaactatccaaattattcaatcgtttcgcgttgcgacgctttataagtttcaggtttttaaatcgtcaaaagatgaatatgatggctattttagagcaaggtaaatgtgcaatattactgtttcctcacaaatatcataactaaaacgaaacttcgcgaatctgaaacaacttttttaattttgtcaatttaccaaaacgtgaaaaggcccctttaacactaaCAACCGTACtatatatttactttattaaGGTAGATGCCGTTTCATGTATTATGGTTAAGCATGATACGTTGTTCAGAACGTACCGCATGTGGGCTTAGTACTATTCCAACCGTTGGCTGTGCATGATGGCTTATCTACACCGTTGATGACAAGATTGGGATTGCATGTGTAGGTTGCTAGTCCACCAACAGCTGTAGTGATTGAATTCTTGTCCACTGATCCATGTTCAGGAGCTGTTAACACTGGGCACTCTGAAAACGCAATTTTAAAATGAACTACAAGACGcatgtaatttgtttaaataacaacaacgagaaaaaaaaacatgacaaagcTATAGCATGAATTGGCTTCATTAATGTTATTTTTgctattttgttcaaataataaagtGCGTCCATATTAACCCTGACTCACTGACTTTTAGACCAACAAAACGACCGACAGACCAAATGACTCAATCACTCACGACACACTGACTCACTGACTTACTTACACACAGCttgactcactcactcactcattaaCTTAATTACCAATTGACTGACTCACTTATTTTATTTCTCCCTCAATCAATCATTCAAGGAATCACTCACTGAATCAATGACTTGACCAATTATAAactcactcactcactgactATATTGTTCACTCCCTCACTTACTCAATCTTTGTGTCACAGCCAATTAATCAACAACTCAATTCACCCATTACTCAATAACGAAGTGTTATTTCGAGatcaataaacacagaaagtTAAGCATTATTTATTGACACAACGCCATTAGAGCGCCTGAACAAATGGAAACACATTTGTTAACTCGTTTATATTATCTCTATGTAACATACTGTAATGTCGCGTTCTACCgatgtttatttttcaatactACGCTATATCTTGTGTAATTTATCTATACCTTAAACTACCCAACTAAATCTAGACCTCTGATTAGGAAGATggtgtttaaattattatattttttacataagcGCGTTTTTGAGCGTACCGCATGTGGGTTTTGTACTATTCCAACCGTTGTCTGTGCATGATGGCGTATCAACACCGTTGATGACAAGATTGGGATTGCATGTGTAGGTTGCAACTCCACCAATAGGTGTAGTGTTTGAAACCTTGTCTACCGCTCCATATTCAGGAGATGTTAACACTGGGCACTCTGAAAAcgaaattttaaaatgaattacaAGATGCctgtactttaaaaaaaacaacaacaataaaacaaacaatggcAAAGCTATAGCATGAATTGGCTTCAGAAATGTTATATGTGCTATTTCTTTTCGCATAATGAAATAAGTCTATACATACCCTGATTTACTGACTTTTAGACGACCGACCAAACGACCGACAACCGTCAGACTGACATaacaaccgaccgacagacccactcactcaatcactcacgtcatatttacttattaagaaactcATCGACGCACTGACTTACTTACACACCGCTTGACTCACTCACTCATTGACTTACTTAATCATTGACTGACTCACTCATTTTAAATCTCCATCAATCAATCATTCAAGGAATCACTCACTGATTCGGTGACTTGACCAATTAATAACTTACTCACTAACTATATTTTTTACTCCCGCACTTACTCAATCTTTCTGTCACTATcacagcaattaaacaacaaatcaaTTAACCGATTAATAAAAAACGAAGTGTTATTACGAGAAGAACAATAAACACAGAAAGTTAAGCTTTATTTATTGACACAACGCCATTAGAACGCCTGCATAGAGGCACACACAGTTGTTAACTCGTTTATTTTATCCCTATGTAACATACTGTAATGTCGCGTTAAACCggtattgttttcttttcaatacTACGTCAGATCTTATGATATGTATCTATACCATTAACTACTGAACTAAATCTAGAGCTCTGATAAGGAAGATggtgtttaaattattatatttttacatgAGCGCTTTTTTGAACGTACCGCATGTGGGTTGTGTACTATTCCAACCGTTGGCTGTGCATGATGGCTTATCTACACCGTTGATGACAAGATTGGGATTGCATGTGTAGGTTGCTTTTCCACCAATAGGTGTAGTGGTTGAATTTTTGTCCACTGCTCCATATTCAGGAGCTGTTAACACTGGGCACTctaaaaatattgattaaatcGCAAGATGcatgtcattattttaaaataacaacaacgaCATAAAACTATTCTGTTCAATCAATTGACAATTAAACAATGGCTTGTTCAACTTTGTTATATTAATGAAGTTCGTCTTTATATTGCCTGAGTAAATGACTGTTCAAATGACTGATTcgccgaccgaccgacaaaccaATCGACTCACTCCGTCACTTATTCACTCACACTCACTCATTCACTAACTagctcactcactcactcacttactcaCTCACGCATTCACGCATTTACTCACATACTCTATATCTCACTCAATAAACTAAGTAGTCACTGTCTTATCGAATAATTTATTACTGACTGAGTGTAAACCTCACTCTCTTATTAAGTGACATACTAACTTACTTAATGTAGAAATTACTAAATGACTAACTCTTTCAGTGACAGACTGGCCTAGTTACTGAAAGACTTACTGTGTGACTGACTAACCAACTTACAATATCGCGCATACACACTTAAATAATGACTCCCTGGCTGTTTATTGTACTTAACAATTGCAAGTCAATGATTGTAATAAACGCATAATTGTTTATAGCTTTCATTGGATTAATGTTTATCAAGATTTTGAAATGTCCATGGTCCTTTCTACATTTATTCTACATTTATCAAAGTCAATAGATGGGCGGATGCAAAAGGATGCCCAATTAAAGACATTTGCTTAATAcgtttataatatacattttttgtGCAAGTAAGGTTTTTTTATAACATGAGTTAaactccctccctccctccctccctcccattcacagaaaattgttttaatgaatcACACACTCCTCGATGAATGTAATGGTGTGTAATAAACTTTTATTATGCTCTCCTACAAAAATTCAAGGATAAATTTGCATAGTGCTATATACATAAGACACATATTAATTGAGGACTGTTTGTCACACTTTGATATGCTTTCGGGCTCCACTTAGGTCTTTATACATCTCAATTTAATACAAACGAACCGCATTCACAAGCATATTGCAATCTACTGCCATCACATATTGTATATCCAAAAACAAATCACCACAAGGTGCTGGTGTTGTCCATCCCGTGGCCTGACACTGTATGTTTCCTGTTCCAGTTAATGGCGCGTCGAAAGTGTATGGTGTCGTTGCGCCAACCAATGTTGTAGCAGGTTGTGTAACTGTCACACCAGCAATGACCGGAACAGCACCACAGTCTGTAATCATGCGGTAAAGGTTCTGTATACAAACAATTAACACTTGTGTCACTAACATTTGAGAAACTGCTTGTctgaaaataattgtgtttttctcATTATgctataatttaattaattatgcgACGCTTTTTCGTTTGGGTTTTCATAAATCATTTCAAGATCGATTGAACATATTACATAAACTCAAAAcgtttaacaagagggccaagatggcccaagTTCGCTCAACGTTTtctacaaggccttgttcatttattaccggtagttgaaaattcagtactctatagcatattagattggttctcttatgtttacttttgcagtgtgagcatatgattcattctgattgagtactgtcaatttgcatgttttttttgcaacgcttacatttgcaagtaatgctaattctccctccctccctccctccctccctccctccctccctccctccctccctccctccctccctccctccctccctccctgaCTCACTCtctcactcactgactcactcactcactcactcactgactcactcactgactcactcactgactcactcactgactcactcactcactcactcactcgctcaCTCACtcgctcactcactcactcactcactcattaaCTCATTCACTCACTGGCCACTCACTCTTTCAATTCTTTAACCAATTACTTAATAAATCTATAAACACATAAATCATATAATCAATAATTCGCTCTCTTAATCGATCACTCAATCACTTAATGACTAatggactgactgacagacgaacTCACTCATTTACTCACTGACTCATTGACTAACTCACTCAACTACTCAATCACTCATCCACTTACTCATTGACTCACTCTCTCACTCATCACTGACTCAATCACTTCCTGACTAACTTACTCGGGCAAATACTCCCTCAGGGACTCGCGCACTCAATCACTGACTTAACGCTGACTCCCTTACCGTCTCATTCAATCACTGACACATTTACTCACACAATCTCTCACTGACTGATTTACTAATTGATTGACTGACTTACTCACTAACTCACCTACTCTTTGACTCATTCACAAGATGCATTCCGTTTATTTAGTAACAATCCTTATTACCATCAGTATCAGTTGCTGCGTTACATTCCCAATTAGACCAGAAGTTTAAAACATAAGTGTGAATGAAATGTCTTAActtcaatacatttaaaaattaagtATAAGCATATTCATGTCACAGTAATTAGTTGATATAAGCTTTTAGTATATTCTACTAATTGTTTCAACtatcaacataaaacattttaaatattgtttaagagaTTCACCATAACATATTATTGATGTAAATATTCGATAGCATTTCAAAACGTAAGTGTAACcactttaaaattatatcatattGAGAATACTTATGTCATTACAATATCCATATATAACGAACACAGAAAACCTTTTACAGACCGAATTATTTGAAAGGCATATGACAGAATGCTGGCGTTTCATATGATTCATCAAAATGGGAAGCCATGAAATCACGATTTCAAAGTCAACGGCCAacgtattaaataattattttgcaatcGAGGCTATATTCGCTTTCTCACAAGACACACGCACAACACTTCTCTAAAAAGACACATCATAGCACGATCTAACAAGAAATGTTAACGATTAAGACAATCAATGTACATGTTCGAACGTTATAAGATCAGTATGGCTAATaagaaaagaaaatgttttaatgAATCACACACTCCTTGAAGAATGTAATGTTGTGTAATGCAATATTTATTATGCTCTCCTACAAAAATCAAGGATAAATATGCATAGTACTATATACATAAGACAATTATTAATTGAGGACTGTTTGTCACAGTTTGATATGCTTTCAGGCTCCACTTGGGTCTTTATACATCTCTATATTGATACAAACGAACCGCATTCACAAGCATAATGCAATATACTGCCATCACATATTGTATATCCGAAAACAAATTACCACAAGGTGCTGGTGTTGACCATCCATTGGCCTGACACTCTATGTTTCCTGTTCCAGTTAATGGCGCGTCGCAACTGTATGGTGTCGTGTCGCCCAACAATGTTGTAGCAGGTTGTGTAACTGTCACACCAGCAATGACCGGAACAGCACCACAGTCTGTAATCATGCGGTAAAGGTTCtgtatacaaataattaacacGTGCGTCACTTACATTTGAGAAACTGCTTGTctgaaaataattttgtatttctCATTATGCtatcatttaattaattttgcgacGCAGTTTCATTTGTGTTTTCATGAACCGTTTTAAGATCGGTTGAGCATATAAAATTAGCTCAAAACGTTAAACAGGAAATGCACAAGATGTGAAGGCGTGTATGCTGTACTAGATTTGGCGAAAAAGAATTTTACTTTTTTCGGACCCAAAAGCCGCCCTGAAAATTACAGCTGAACAATATACGccaaatactagaatttgatttgcgataaaatttatttttaaagcttttttaGAAATAAGTCAATATAAATCACGTAACAACTGGGTTTGACAAGTTGTGACCACAGGCAGGTTTTCACCCAGTTGACATAATTTAAACCTTGTATATACACAGCCAACATTAAACATCAAAGCATTTGTTGCAGAGGacactattttatatgaaattgtGCTTTAGAAGTCCACAATAAACGTTTGACATCCCGGGCCTGGTCGGGTTTTACTTATTTGGCTTATTTAGATAGCTCTTCGTAGAGGAAAAACCAGACGATGCTACATACTAAATAAAACACCCAGGCACCTTCGGCTTCAgataatttattttgcaaatagGGCATATTAATAAAGGCATTCCAGGCTGAACACAAAAGGGAAAGCATTTTGAATTCTTTAATGCATACTGATGAAAAACGCACATGTTAAACCGCATATCATAAGGACACAACTTCACGTTAGAACGAGGTACGTTAACAAGTTGGGATTTTTTTAAGACGAACAAATATACGGgtggacagacggatggacagacacacagacggacgtTCAAGTTGACCTCTATATAACCCATTTACTTTGTTACGTGGGTAATATAAAAAAGTGGAAATAGTCTTTCAAATAGAGAATATAAGGTTATTGCATTTCATACATgaattattttaagatttgaaGTTATGTTGAAAGCCGTTTGAATGAGGGTCGGAAATGCGCGTGCACAAAGGCACAACCgtattttctccttttttttaaattgtttgatattaaGGAAGGAAAGTCCTCGTATCTGACAAAAATGTGCTGTTCAAGCCCAATAGCCTTAATCCTATTACAGTATGTACATagcccattattattttttttgcctTTCATTTCCAGTTAAAGGTAATTGCCGTTAAGATTTGAAGACAATTTAACTTAGTATCGACATGCTCATTCATGTGTTCTTAATTATGAATATAAAcatgcaatattactttttaaACCAATTAATCGCATAAGAATAATAACGAAGTCCTCTATCCAATGCAGctttcttttttatgtttaaattaatcGAAAACAATCTACAAGCTGCCCTCGCTTTCCTGATGACGTAATTGTTGTATTGCATTATGCCATACGAGTGTCTAGGCATTTTCAAACAAAGCTGAATTAACGTATACCGTATTGGTGTGTTAAAGattgtttattataataaaatgtgaatACAAGTGTTGAAATCTATGGCTCGAATGAAACCGACAGGT contains:
- the LOC127852455 gene encoding sushi, von Willebrand factor type A, EGF and pentraxin domain-containing protein 1-like; this encodes MSESESVSVSVGESVSESVSKSVSETVSEPVSEPVSEPVSESVNESVNCGAVPVIAGVTVTQPATTLLGDTTPYSCDAPLTGTGNIECQANGWSTPAPCDCGAVPVIAGVTVTQPATTLVGATTPYTFDAPLTGTGNIQCQATGWTTPAPCVDKNSTTTPIGGKATYTCNPNLVINGVDKPSCTANGWNSTQPTCECPVLTSPEYGAVDKVSNTTPIGGVATYTCNPNLVINGVDTPSCTDNGWNSTKPTCECPVLTAPEHGSVDKNSITTAVGGLATYTCNPNLVINGVDKPSCTANGWNSTKPTCGTF